A DNA window from Halorubrum sp. DM2 contains the following coding sequences:
- a CDS encoding ATP-binding protein, whose protein sequence is MDGFPAAFDALPDPVVTVDTDGVVRGGNARVESVLGHARDDVVGMAVGELFFDPDGGDAGDELRRYVADPEHRSMSVGLDLCARRADGSALPVALGFAPFDRDGETRLLVTVVDDSAERRAETDLHRRTQTLEALHEATQDLLKTTDREVAAEAAVEYVEEVLGHPIAAIWLYDADRDLLEPISWTARADEVVGDHPTYTAEGRSISWAVFESGQPEYVSDTRADPDQYNADSPIRSELVLPLGRYGVINVGATEPEGFSDADLAVARLWAATVTMVFVRIERERQLRTREAEIARERDRLEEFASLVSHDLRNPLNVAAGNLDLLRERLEAGQEDVTELDVIGRSLDRMQELVEDMLALARQGTEIDDTEVLSLSALAEECWDGVDTESAELVVRGDVAVRADRSRLRQALENLFANSVEHGSTSSRAEPDDSVVHGGDDVAVAVGSLDDGEGFYVEDDGPGIPVEQREEVFEPGVSTDPDGTGFGLSIVAEVAEAHGWTVEIAESESGGARFEFRGVAVEPDGASEE, encoded by the coding sequence ATGGACGGATTCCCGGCGGCGTTCGACGCGCTCCCCGACCCGGTCGTGACCGTCGACACCGACGGCGTCGTCCGGGGCGGGAACGCGCGCGTCGAGTCGGTACTCGGGCACGCGCGAGACGACGTGGTCGGGATGGCCGTCGGAGAGCTGTTCTTCGACCCCGACGGGGGGGACGCGGGCGACGAGCTACGCCGGTACGTCGCCGACCCGGAACACCGGTCGATGTCGGTCGGGCTCGACCTCTGTGCCCGCCGGGCGGACGGGAGCGCGCTGCCCGTGGCGCTCGGGTTCGCCCCGTTCGACCGGGACGGCGAGACGCGCCTGCTGGTCACGGTCGTCGACGACAGCGCCGAGCGCAGGGCGGAGACCGACCTCCACCGCCGGACGCAGACCCTAGAAGCCCTCCACGAGGCGACGCAGGACCTCTTAAAGACCACCGACAGGGAGGTGGCCGCGGAGGCGGCCGTCGAGTACGTCGAGGAAGTCCTCGGCCACCCGATCGCGGCGATCTGGCTGTACGACGCGGACCGGGACCTCCTCGAACCCATCTCGTGGACGGCGCGGGCCGACGAGGTCGTCGGCGACCACCCGACGTACACCGCCGAGGGTCGGAGCATCTCGTGGGCGGTGTTCGAGTCCGGACAGCCGGAGTACGTCTCGGACACGCGGGCGGACCCGGACCAGTACAACGCGGACTCGCCGATCCGGAGCGAACTCGTACTCCCGCTCGGGCGGTACGGGGTAATAAACGTCGGGGCGACCGAGCCGGAGGGGTTCAGCGACGCCGACCTCGCGGTCGCCCGCCTGTGGGCCGCGACGGTGACGATGGTGTTCGTCCGGATCGAACGCGAGCGACAGCTCCGGACGCGAGAGGCGGAGATCGCCCGCGAGCGGGACCGGCTGGAGGAGTTCGCGAGCCTCGTGAGCCACGACCTCCGGAACCCGCTCAACGTCGCCGCCGGGAACCTCGACCTGCTCCGCGAGCGCCTCGAAGCCGGACAGGAGGACGTGACGGAGCTGGACGTGATCGGCCGGTCGCTCGACCGGATGCAGGAGCTAGTCGAGGACATGCTGGCGCTCGCCCGACAGGGGACCGAGATCGACGACACCGAGGTCCTCTCCCTGTCGGCGCTGGCCGAGGAGTGCTGGGACGGCGTCGACACCGAGTCGGCCGAGCTGGTCGTCCGGGGCGACGTCGCCGTCCGGGCCGACCGGAGCCGACTGCGGCAGGCCCTCGAAAACCTGTTCGCGAACAGCGTGGAACACGGTTCCACGAGCAGTCGGGCGGAGCCCGACGACAGCGTCGTCCACGGCGGCGACGACGTCGCCGTCGCGGTCGGGTCGCTCGACGACGGCGAGGGCTTCTACGTCGAGGACGACGGGCCGGGGATCCCCGTAGAACAGCGCGAGGAGGTGTTCGAGCCGGGGGTCTCGACCGACCCCGACGGCACCGGATTCGGGCTGAGCATCGTCGCCGAGGTCGCCGAGGCGCACGGCTGGACGGTCGAGATCGCCGAGAGCGAGAGCGGCGGCGCGCGGTTCGAGTTCCGTGGCGTCGCCGTCGAGCCGGACGGCGCGAGCGAGGAGTAG
- a CDS encoding universal stress protein produces MFDTIVVATDGSDSVQRAVSVAVDVAARFDAEVHAVYVVDASEVESSPDTVRDDLREALDDQGRDALDRVSDAASDRDDDLDVTIEVREGRPASEIDAYARDVDADLVAMGTRGRHGENRFLIGSVAERVVRTCPIPVLTVRQLTEEDPRRTTI; encoded by the coding sequence ATGTTCGACACCATCGTGGTCGCGACCGACGGCTCCGACAGCGTCCAGCGGGCCGTCTCCGTCGCGGTCGACGTCGCGGCGCGGTTCGATGCCGAGGTCCACGCGGTGTACGTCGTCGACGCCAGCGAGGTGGAGTCGTCGCCGGACACGGTGCGCGACGACCTCCGCGAGGCCTTAGACGACCAGGGCCGCGACGCGCTCGACCGCGTCTCGGACGCCGCCAGCGACCGCGACGACGACCTCGACGTGACGATCGAGGTCCGCGAGGGACGGCCCGCCTCGGAGATCGACGCGTACGCCCGCGACGTCGACGCCGACCTCGTGGCGATGGGGACGCGGGGGCGTCACGGCGAGAACCGATTCCTCATCGGCTCCGTCGCCGAGCGCGTCGTCCGCACCTGCCCGATCCCGGTGTTGACCGTGCGACAGCTCACCGAGGAGGACCCGCGGCGGACCACGATCTGA
- a CDS encoding DUF106 domain-containing protein, translating to MSKVERRVRSLVREDGEMRDAIETVLDNASGGEVRWVDVRDKISSGQWGRLIEKEILVDGEEGFALADRDEIEAGLEDDDSGGSDVETPETTSWSKWDKLAGLATVGAFVGYAVGPVRNAIAGGIDVVLGPLLNVVPFYVVIMVIALGTGLYSTLLRAGLMDMEKMAMYQDRMKDIQERRKEAEERDDDEALDEIQEEQMEAMGDQLGMFKEQFRPMVWIMFLTIPAFLWMFWVIGYRGSTAEYPAVAAQELVVPLAGTVTWDTGIVGPIQMWILWYFLCSMAFTQIVQKSLNIEMSPSSS from the coding sequence ATGAGCAAAGTCGAACGGCGGGTCCGCTCGCTGGTCCGCGAGGACGGCGAGATGCGGGACGCCATCGAGACCGTTCTCGACAACGCCAGCGGCGGCGAAGTCCGATGGGTCGACGTCCGCGACAAGATATCCAGCGGACAGTGGGGCCGGCTCATCGAGAAGGAGATCCTCGTCGACGGCGAGGAGGGATTCGCGCTGGCCGACCGCGACGAGATCGAGGCCGGCTTGGAGGACGACGACTCGGGCGGCAGCGACGTGGAGACCCCCGAGACGACCAGCTGGTCGAAGTGGGACAAGCTGGCGGGGCTGGCGACGGTCGGCGCGTTCGTCGGCTACGCGGTCGGCCCGGTCCGCAACGCGATCGCCGGCGGGATCGACGTCGTCCTCGGGCCGCTCCTAAACGTCGTCCCCTTTTACGTCGTGATCATGGTGATCGCGCTCGGGACGGGGCTGTACTCGACGCTGCTGCGCGCCGGGCTCATGGACATGGAGAAGATGGCCATGTACCAAGACCGGATGAAAGACATCCAAGAACGCCGGAAGGAGGCCGAAGAGCGCGACGACGACGAGGCGCTCGACGAGATCCAAGAAGAGCAGATGGAGGCGATGGGCGACCAGCTCGGCATGTTCAAAGAGCAGTTCCGCCCGATGGTGTGGATCATGTTCCTCACCATCCCGGCGTTCCTCTGGATGTTCTGGGTGATCGGCTACCGCGGGTCCACTGCGGAGTACCCGGCCGTCGCCGCACAGGAGCTCGTGGTCCCGCTCGCCGGCACCGTCACGTGGGACACGGGGATCGTCGGCCCGATCCAGATGTGGATCCTCTGGTACTTCCTCTGCTCGATGGCGTTCACGCAGATCGTCCAAAAGAGCCTCAACATCGAGATGTCGCCGTCCTCCTCGTAG
- a CDS encoding PfkB family carbohydrate kinase: MADFFVAGETLVDFVPESGATLRDVGGYAHRPGGAPANVAVGLARLGTPPAFWTRLGDDSFGNFLAETLADEGIPETYVKRVEGKTTLAVVSPPDAAGPRFGFYGSRGVTFGFDPDAVPTEALTTPDREASPEGAASPARTTAPPWVHLGGVALTHPRGRAATRELCSAATAAGCPVSFDVNYRSDLVPDGAGEAVSTAVREAVAASGVVLCSDEDVAAAGLSTNEGTELARDLLAAGAHTAVVTLGDEGALAVSSEASPWGAATVRRGGFAVEAVDATGAGDAFTAGFLSRITGGRRDESADGGGNALREAIAFGNATAALSVREVGGMGSIPSRETVESFLAEREERAG; the protein is encoded by the coding sequence ATGGCGGACTTCTTCGTGGCCGGCGAGACGCTCGTCGACTTCGTGCCCGAGTCGGGCGCGACGCTGCGCGACGTCGGCGGCTACGCGCATCGACCCGGCGGCGCGCCGGCCAACGTCGCGGTCGGGCTGGCGCGGCTCGGCACCCCGCCCGCGTTCTGGACGCGCCTCGGCGACGACTCCTTCGGCAATTTCCTCGCCGAGACGCTCGCCGACGAGGGGATTCCCGAGACCTACGTCAAGCGCGTTGAGGGGAAGACGACGCTGGCGGTGGTGTCGCCGCCGGACGCTGCCGGTCCTCGATTCGGCTTCTACGGCTCGCGCGGCGTGACGTTCGGGTTCGACCCGGACGCGGTCCCGACGGAGGCGCTGACGACTCCCGACAGAGAGGCATCGCCGGAGGGAGCGGCGTCACCTGCCAGAACGACCGCACCACCGTGGGTCCACCTCGGGGGCGTGGCGCTGACCCACCCGAGGGGGCGGGCGGCGACCCGCGAACTGTGCTCGGCGGCGACCGCCGCCGGCTGTCCGGTGTCGTTCGACGTGAACTACCGGTCGGACCTCGTGCCGGACGGCGCGGGGGAGGCCGTGTCGACCGCGGTCCGGGAGGCGGTGGCCGCGAGCGGCGTGGTGCTGTGTAGCGACGAGGACGTCGCGGCCGCCGGGCTGTCGACGAACGAGGGAACCGAACTGGCCCGCGACCTCCTTGCCGCCGGAGCGCACACCGCGGTCGTCACGCTGGGCGACGAGGGCGCGCTCGCAGTCAGTTCCGAGGCGTCCCCGTGGGGGGCCGCGACGGTCCGCCGCGGCGGGTTCGCGGTCGAGGCCGTCGACGCGACCGGTGCCGGCGACGCGTTCACCGCCGGGTTCCTCTCGCGGATCACGGGCGGTCGGAGAGACGAATCCGCAGACGGCGGTGGAAACGCCCTCCGCGAGGCGATCGCGTTCGGTAACGCGACCGCGGCGCTGTCGGTTCGGGAGGTCGGCGGGATGGGGTCGATCCCGTCGCGGGAGACGGTCGAGTCGTTCCTCGCGGAACGGGAAGAGAGAGCGGGGTGA
- a CDS encoding aldehyde ferredoxin oxidoreductase C-terminal domain-containing protein produces the protein MRHAQGPLLTVDLTERTATTTPIDDRLDSFVGGRGLNTSLAYDRIPFDADPLGPENRLYLSTGPMQYSTTSYTGRMAATGLSPLTNGLLSSNAGGFLSRNVTGAGYAAVELVGASDDLLAVHVREVGPDGEPDVTFEEVPDLQQAEVSAVSDRFAESHDLSAEHVACIGPAGENGVRFASVMTSDTRAFGRGGLGAVLGSKGVKALTFAGDADAEVDLDWPDDAGEIHRAAATSDSIMKRQGTTSVTELANEVDALPSYYFSERSFEGVEGISGDRVEEKKYKKGTCSSCAFACKLPTRDEETGVETEGPEFETVMAFGSNAGVDDIVDVMRANELCDELGMDTISCGDVVSMFLESEDEFGNAGLVRSLVEQIAYREGVGDKLAEGVHRAHEEFGADDWTVKGMPFSGHDGRALNGQGLAFATANRGADHMYGEFYPYEYPLVDPDDAFDPTGLDGKPPKLVEKENRNAVLDSAVVCKFSRGTVTDDHLAALLDADYDDLQSLGARVVELERAFNNARGFDREDDTLPYADAISGFDAALSEYYAIRGWNDDGTVPDPGDGLDAGGRATADD, from the coding sequence ATGAGACACGCACAGGGGCCGCTCCTCACCGTTGACCTGACGGAGCGAACCGCGACGACGACGCCGATCGACGACCGGCTCGACTCGTTCGTCGGCGGCCGCGGGCTCAACACGTCGCTCGCGTACGACCGGATCCCGTTCGACGCCGACCCGCTCGGCCCGGAGAACCGACTGTACCTCTCGACCGGCCCGATGCAGTACTCGACGACCTCGTACACGGGCCGGATGGCGGCCACGGGCCTCTCGCCGCTCACGAACGGTCTCCTGTCGTCGAACGCGGGCGGGTTCCTCTCGCGGAACGTCACGGGCGCGGGGTACGCCGCGGTCGAACTCGTCGGCGCGAGCGACGACCTCCTCGCGGTCCACGTCCGCGAGGTCGGCCCGGACGGCGAGCCGGACGTGACCTTCGAGGAGGTCCCGGACTTACAGCAGGCCGAGGTGTCGGCCGTCTCCGACCGCTTCGCGGAGAGCCACGACCTCTCGGCCGAACACGTCGCCTGTATCGGTCCCGCGGGCGAGAACGGCGTCCGGTTCGCGTCGGTGATGACCTCGGACACGCGGGCGTTCGGGCGCGGCGGGCTGGGGGCGGTCCTCGGGTCGAAGGGCGTGAAGGCCCTGACGTTCGCGGGTGACGCAGACGCAGAGGTCGACCTCGACTGGCCGGACGACGCGGGCGAGATCCACCGCGCGGCCGCCACCTCCGACTCGATCATGAAACGACAGGGGACGACGAGCGTGACGGAGCTGGCCAACGAGGTGGACGCGCTCCCGTCGTACTACTTCTCGGAGCGGTCGTTCGAGGGCGTCGAGGGCATCTCCGGCGACCGCGTCGAAGAGAAGAAGTACAAGAAGGGGACCTGCTCAAGCTGCGCGTTCGCCTGTAAGCTCCCCACCCGCGACGAGGAGACGGGCGTCGAGACGGAGGGCCCGGAGTTCGAGACGGTGATGGCGTTCGGCTCGAACGCCGGCGTCGACGACATCGTCGACGTGATGCGCGCGAACGAGCTGTGCGACGAGCTGGGGATGGACACCATCTCCTGTGGCGACGTGGTCTCGATGTTCTTGGAGTCCGAAGACGAGTTCGGCAACGCGGGGCTGGTCCGCTCGCTCGTCGAGCAGATCGCCTACCGCGAGGGAGTGGGCGACAAGCTCGCGGAGGGCGTCCACCGCGCCCACGAGGAGTTCGGTGCCGACGACTGGACCGTGAAGGGGATGCCCTTCTCCGGCCACGACGGCCGCGCGCTCAACGGGCAGGGGCTGGCGTTCGCGACCGCGAACCGCGGCGCGGACCACATGTACGGGGAGTTCTACCCGTACGAGTACCCGCTCGTCGACCCCGACGACGCCTTCGACCCGACGGGGCTCGACGGGAAGCCGCCGAAGCTCGTCGAGAAGGAGAACCGCAACGCGGTCCTCGACTCGGCGGTCGTCTGTAAGTTCTCGCGAGGCACCGTCACCGACGACCACCTCGCCGCCCTGCTGGACGCCGACTACGACGACCTCCAGTCGCTCGGCGCTCGCGTCGTGGAGCTGGAGCGCGCGTTCAACAACGCCCGCGGCTTCGACCGCGAGGACGACACCCTCCCGTACGCCGACGCAATCTCAGGGTTCGACGCGGCGCTCTCGGAGTACTACGCGATCCGCGGCTGGAACGACGACGGCACGGTTCCCGACCCCGGCGACGGTCTCGACGCGGGGGGCCGGGCGACCGCGGACGACTGA
- a CDS encoding GNAT family N-acetyltransferase, whose amino-acid sequence MSDRGYPDAVADEFPPPPTTFTDREDREIEVRPYEGDDEAREALVEMYDSFDPADRAQGIPPGGEERIREWLEAILPGDCYNVIAWCGDEAAGHATLVPDGDAYELAIFVHQAYQRAGIGTHLIRGLLGHGQANGVEKVWLTVERWNRAAVSLYKKIGFETSDAESFELEMGLRLNPEAETDGETGESRTDGEIEEPEGDGGDAAE is encoded by the coding sequence ATGAGCGACCGAGGGTACCCGGACGCGGTGGCCGACGAGTTCCCGCCGCCGCCGACGACGTTCACCGACCGCGAGGACCGCGAGATCGAGGTCCGGCCGTACGAGGGGGACGACGAGGCCCGCGAGGCGCTCGTGGAGATGTACGACAGCTTCGACCCGGCCGACCGCGCGCAGGGGATCCCGCCGGGCGGCGAAGAGCGCATCCGTGAGTGGCTGGAGGCGATCCTCCCCGGCGACTGCTACAACGTGATCGCCTGGTGCGGCGACGAGGCGGCCGGCCACGCGACGCTCGTGCCCGACGGCGACGCCTATGAACTGGCGATCTTCGTCCACCAGGCGTACCAGCGCGCCGGGATCGGTACGCACCTCATCCGCGGGCTGCTCGGCCACGGGCAGGCGAACGGCGTCGAGAAGGTGTGGCTCACCGTCGAGCGGTGGAACCGCGCGGCCGTCTCCCTGTACAAAAAGATCGGCTTCGAGACCTCCGACGCCGAGAGCTTCGAACTGGAGATGGGGCTGCGGCTGAACCCCGAGGCCGAGACCGACGGCGAGACCGGGGAGTCGAGGACCGACGGCGAGATCGAGGAGCCGGAGGGCGACGGGGGCGACGCGGCCGAGTAG
- a CDS encoding phosphohydrolase has translation MDDDLIDAGDAPRSRYTKLPGTGFFYPDSLDDERAERRARETIEGSEAVVIADGDADGLACAAMIREAYDAALDVAPFEDAIAARLADEADADDDERDEDGESDDDRDDETDPTADAHAESPVGLLSAGPYSIDTALERVDAYADDDIDLFVCDLCPDDYEWIADSLEALADSTDSIRWFDHHQWDDGTAAAVREAGVDLVVGDSDEECTADVTLRSLDHAFDDRWAELATVTRDHDLWIKEDPRSDDLADYSYWAGAEEYAAVIGAYGVDLPETVRSFVEDRRVEKEARIDLAVDRAVTHEVGDWRVAVTYGRCSQNEVAERLREKGADAAVIVKPAGSASIRGSEDFRHAHEVAGKVNGGGHPQAAGCKPDIYDDMLDYAHHWSTEGQACKRVILAAFEAVAEEVEDADAGGDGETGE, from the coding sequence ATGGACGACGACCTCATCGACGCGGGGGACGCCCCCCGATCGCGGTACACGAAGCTGCCCGGAACGGGATTCTTCTACCCCGACTCGCTCGACGACGAACGCGCGGAGCGGCGGGCCAGAGAGACGATCGAGGGCAGCGAGGCGGTCGTGATCGCCGACGGCGACGCCGACGGGCTCGCCTGCGCCGCGATGATCCGCGAGGCGTACGACGCCGCGCTCGACGTCGCCCCCTTCGAGGACGCCATTGCGGCGCGGCTCGCGGACGAGGCGGACGCGGACGACGACGAGCGCGACGAGGACGGGGAGAGCGACGACGACCGCGACGACGAGACGGACCCGACCGCCGACGCCCACGCCGAGTCGCCGGTCGGGCTGCTCTCCGCGGGCCCGTACTCGATCGACACGGCGCTCGAACGCGTCGACGCCTACGCGGACGACGATATCGACCTGTTCGTCTGTGACCTCTGTCCCGACGACTACGAGTGGATCGCGGACTCCCTCGAAGCGCTCGCGGACTCGACCGACTCGATCCGCTGGTTCGACCACCATCAGTGGGACGACGGGACCGCGGCGGCGGTCCGCGAGGCAGGCGTCGACCTCGTCGTCGGCGACTCGGACGAGGAGTGTACCGCCGACGTGACGCTCCGGTCGCTCGACCACGCGTTCGACGACCGATGGGCGGAGCTGGCGACCGTGACCCGCGACCACGACCTCTGGATCAAGGAGGACCCGCGGTCGGACGACCTCGCGGACTACTCCTACTGGGCGGGCGCGGAGGAGTACGCGGCCGTCATCGGCGCGTACGGGGTCGACCTCCCCGAGACGGTCCGGTCGTTCGTCGAGGACCGGCGGGTTGAGAAGGAGGCGCGCATCGACCTGGCGGTCGACCGCGCGGTCACCCACGAGGTCGGCGACTGGCGCGTCGCGGTTACCTACGGGCGCTGCTCGCAGAACGAGGTCGCAGAGCGGCTCCGCGAGAAGGGGGCCGACGCCGCCGTGATCGTCAAGCCCGCCGGCTCCGCGTCGATCCGCGGCTCCGAGGACTTCCGACACGCCCACGAGGTCGCCGGGAAGGTCAACGGCGGCGGCCACCCGCAGGCCGCGGGCTGCAAGCCCGACATCTACGACGACATGCTGGATTACGCCCACCACTGGAGCACCGAGGGACAGGCGTGTAAACGCGTGATCCTCGCCGCGTTCGAGGCGGTCGCGGAGGAGGTCGAGGACGCGGACGCCGGCGGCGACGGCGAGACGGGCGAGTAA
- a CDS encoding universal stress protein, with protein MKVLCGIGGSDDSFRALDRTVERAAVANDDLTIAVVDNEDSSVSPDEVADRATTAVDEAGIDAEVRRVEGDPGSRLVEIAETEGFEEIVLGGGHTSPMGKITIGSIAEFVLLNAKTSVTLVR; from the coding sequence ATGAAGGTGCTCTGCGGGATCGGCGGCAGCGACGACTCGTTCCGCGCGCTCGACCGGACGGTGGAGCGCGCGGCGGTCGCGAACGACGACCTGACGATCGCCGTGGTCGACAACGAGGACTCCTCGGTGTCGCCCGACGAGGTCGCGGACCGGGCCACGACGGCCGTCGACGAGGCGGGGATCGACGCCGAGGTGCGGCGCGTCGAGGGCGACCCGGGGAGCCGGCTGGTCGAGATCGCGGAGACGGAGGGGTTCGAGGAGATCGTCCTCGGCGGCGGACACACGAGTCCGATGGGGAAGATCACGATCGGGTCGATCGCGGAGTTCGTCCTGTTGAACGCCAAGACCTCGGTCACGCTGGTCAGATGA
- a CDS encoding DUF5806 family protein: MSDDTGPAADSADETGGGADVPGGETGDKADAPGDEADVPGGESDETGATNASDGTDETGATNASDDVPRDVRKYERFKKMDGARYERVNEFLRDRTYITAREWAIARLCADFRTETGVEMTKIGENLPELVPFMTDTYTPQAVNQARYSFEEKVTKAGATFLYGAMSGFFTAEDLDEMMYEVTEVAKFLLEVEGVDLAVADELEAEDRISEVMRDVRASSADLRGEEVRCPECGHVHEPTGE; this comes from the coding sequence ATGAGCGACGACACCGGTCCGGCCGCCGACTCGGCCGACGAGACCGGCGGCGGAGCGGACGTCCCCGGCGGCGAGACCGGTGACAAGGCAGACGCGCCCGGCGACGAAGCGGACGTACCCGGCGGCGAGAGCGACGAGACCGGCGCAACGAACGCTTCCGACGGAACCGACGAGACCGGCGCAACGAACGCGTCCGACGACGTCCCGCGCGACGTCCGCAAGTACGAGCGGTTCAAGAAGATGGACGGGGCGCGCTACGAGCGCGTCAACGAGTTCCTGCGCGACCGGACGTACATCACGGCCCGCGAGTGGGCGATCGCGCGGCTCTGCGCCGACTTCCGCACCGAAACCGGCGTCGAGATGACGAAGATCGGCGAGAACCTCCCGGAACTCGTCCCCTTTATGACCGACACGTACACGCCGCAGGCGGTCAATCAGGCGCGATACTCCTTCGAGGAGAAGGTGACGAAGGCGGGCGCGACGTTCCTCTACGGCGCGATGTCGGGCTTCTTCACCGCCGAGGACTTAGACGAGATGATGTACGAGGTGACGGAGGTGGCGAAGTTCCTGCTGGAAGTGGAGGGCGTCGACCTCGCGGTCGCGGACGAACTGGAGGCCGAAGATAGGATTAGCGAGGTGATGCGCGACGTGCGCGCCTCCTCGGCCGACCTCCGTGGCGAGGAGGTCCGCTGCCCCGAGTGCGGCCACGTCCACGAGCCGACAGGGGAGTGA
- a CDS encoding metallophosphoesterase, with amino-acid sequence MLIGIVSDTHDDLDAVEAIVSLFEREGVDAVVHCGDFVAPFSVTPFDLDGVDFHAVRGNNDGEWAVQSTVEDFGTYHGEAARLAFDGDGDASGESDGVSIAVTHGTSDLVVNALVDCGDYDYAFHGHTHAHGVEERDGTVRVNPGGLPIPVEGADDAFRVATLDTAESGVDAVTHHVLDD; translated from the coding sequence ATGCTCATCGGCATCGTCTCCGACACCCACGACGACTTGGACGCAGTCGAGGCGATCGTCTCGCTTTTCGAGCGCGAGGGGGTCGACGCGGTCGTCCACTGCGGCGACTTCGTCGCGCCGTTCTCCGTGACGCCGTTCGACCTCGACGGCGTCGATTTCCACGCAGTCCGCGGGAACAACGACGGCGAGTGGGCCGTCCAGTCGACCGTTGAGGACTTCGGAACGTACCACGGCGAGGCCGCGCGCCTCGCGTTCGACGGTGACGGAGACGCGTCCGGCGAGTCGGACGGCGTCTCGATTGCGGTCACGCACGGCACGAGCGACCTCGTCGTGAACGCGCTCGTCGACTGCGGCGACTACGACTACGCGTTCCACGGCCACACTCACGCCCACGGCGTCGAGGAGCGTGACGGGACGGTCCGCGTGAACCCCGGCGGACTCCCCATCCCGGTCGAGGGCGCGGACGACGCCTTCCGGGTCGCGACGCTCGACACCGCCGAGTCGGGCGTCGACGCGGTGACGCATCACGTCCTCGACGACTGA
- a CDS encoding adenylate kinase: protein MSHRILLLGAPGAGKGTQSAKLADEYGVEHVTTGDALRANKEMETEYGTPKSFMDAGELVPDPVVNEIVEAALADADGFVLDGYPRNLDQAEYLSSITDLDAVILLDVDEEVLVDRLTGRRVCDDCGANYHVEFQPPEEPGVCDECGGELIQREDDTEETARERLEVFYENTEPVVDHFRDEGVLVEVDGEATPDEVFDRIADVVES, encoded by the coding sequence ATGAGCCATCGAATTCTACTCCTCGGGGCACCCGGTGCCGGAAAGGGGACACAGAGCGCGAAGCTGGCCGACGAGTACGGCGTCGAACACGTCACGACCGGCGACGCGCTCCGCGCGAACAAGGAGATGGAGACGGAGTACGGCACGCCGAAGTCGTTCATGGACGCGGGCGAACTGGTCCCGGACCCGGTCGTCAACGAGATCGTCGAGGCCGCGCTGGCCGACGCCGACGGGTTCGTCCTCGACGGCTACCCGCGCAACCTCGATCAGGCGGAGTACCTCTCTTCGATTACGGACCTCGACGCCGTCATCCTGCTCGACGTCGACGAAGAGGTCCTCGTCGACCGGCTCACGGGACGCCGGGTCTGTGACGACTGCGGTGCGAACTACCACGTCGAGTTCCAGCCGCCGGAGGAGCCGGGCGTCTGCGACGAGTGCGGCGGCGAACTGATCCAGCGCGAGGACGACACCGAGGAGACCGCCCGCGAGCGGCTGGAGGTCTTCTACGAGAACACCGAGCCGGTCGTCGACCACTTCCGCGACGAGGGCGTCCTCGTCGAGGTCGACGGGGAGGCGACGCCGGACGAGGTCTTCGATCGGATCGCCGACGTCGTCGAGAGCTAA